DNA sequence from the Candidatus Brocadia sp. genome:
ATGTTTAAGGTGCAGTTTCCTGCGCCGGATCCACCTTCATGGTGGTGGGTTCGCTTTGTTTAACCCACCCTACACCTTGTATCTGCATTTTGATATTTAATTTTCCATTTATGTTGAGAGTTACCCCTTCTCCTTCAAAAACGCACCAATTTTTTTATCCTCGTTCCCGATGTGATTCGTCAACCAATTACATAACCTTTGCTGAACTTGTATTACCAAATGTGAGGTAACACCGCTTGTTTCGAATTCTTTTTTTAAACCAGAAAAGTCTTGTATAAACTGAGCGTGCTCTTTCTTCTGCGACGGGTAGCCATCGTAGTTATTTTTGATCATGAGTTCTTCTTCCGAGCGGAAGTGTTTTACCACATAATCTGCCAAAAATGTTATTACTTTACCCACTTCGTCCCGTCCCTTCCCTTGTGCCATTGCGCTCAGCAGATTGTTTACCCTGCTAAATATTCCTTTATGCTGATTATCAATCATGTCTACGCCCACAGCCAAATTTTCAGTCCATTGGATTGCCATTTTTCCTCCTTTTTTGACGTTTAGTTTTACAGGCAATTAGTTCCTCCCCCTTGATGGGAAAGATTAGGCGGGGTGAGAAAAGAACGATTACCCTCCCTTGACCCCTCCCACCAGAGGGAGGGGAATATTTAGTTGCCCAAGTCATAATTTAAATCCTAAGGAATTTCAAAGCCTCGGCTGTAGAGCGAAAGGTCTCTTCACTCTACATTGAGAAAGTCGCCGAAGGCTTAAATTTACACCTTGCTTAAAAATCTTTAAATTCATCATCTGACATGGGGATTATGCGATTAGATTTGGTGGCCAACATGGCATGTTTCTTCCCGTTCTCTTCTTGCAAAGATTCGTCCAGTATATCGTGACTGGACCCGATGCTAGCTTCGTCTTTGTTTCCTCTCGCAATACGGTGATCTGTCTTTTTCCGGGCGGATAAGGTTCTTTTGCTTGAAGGAACAAATACTTCTTTTTTCGTTACTTGCATATTCTCCTTCCTTGAAACCACGGCATTTTCTTTGCCAGTGCCAACCTCTCTGGCGATTCTATCCACAAGCGTTCTCAGGCTTTCCGCCTGTGCTGAGAGTTCCTCACTGGACGAAGCGGTTTCTTCAGCATTCGCAGCGTTTTGTTGTGTAACCTGATCCATCTGGGTAATGGCCTTGCTGACCTGGTCTATTCCATCCGCCTGTTCCTTCGAAGCGTTTGTAATTTCGTTTACAAGATCGGTAACCTTCTTTGCCTTCGTAACGATCTCTTTGAGGATTTCGCTCGATTGTTTGACAAGATCTGTGCCTGAAGTAACCTTCTTTGCGCTATCTTCAATGAGTCGGGTAATATCCTTCGCCGCACTGGCGCACCTCTGTGCAAGATTTCGCACTTCTTCAGCAACTACCGCAAAGCCTTTTCCATGTTCGCCTGCCCTCGCAGCCTCTACGGCAGCATTGAGTGCCAGGAGGTTGGTCTGAAAGGCAATTCCGTCTATGACCTTGATAATGCTTACGATATTATTGCTGCTTTCGTTGATTTCCTGCATTGAATCGTTTACCTTTGTGATGGACTCGTTGCCAGTCTGCGCAGAATGATAGCAAGAGGTTGCTAATTCGGATGCCTTATGGGCATTCTCTGCATTCTGTTTGGTCATGGAAGACATCTCTTCCATAGATGAGGAAGTCTCTTCAATAGATGCAGCCTGCTCTGATGCCCCCTGGGCAAGGCTCTGGCTTGATGATGAGATCTGTTCTGAAGCAGAGGCTACCTGTGTGGAACTCTCGGTCAGATCGTTTAAAAGCGCCCTGAAAAGTCCCGATATCTTGCTGGTAATCTTGACAACCAGGATGCCTAATCCTGCTACAAAACCAGCCGAAGCGATTC
Encoded proteins:
- a CDS encoding bacteriohemerythrin; this encodes MAIQWTENLAVGVDMIDNQHKGIFSRVNNLLSAMAQGKGRDEVGKVITFLADYVVKHFRSEEELMIKNNYDGYPSQKKEHAQFIQDFSGLKKEFETSGVTSHLVIQVQQRLCNWLTNHIGNEDKKIGAFLKEKG
- a CDS encoding methyl-accepting chemotaxis protein; the encoded protein is MKMNLSTKIISLFIIGGLVPLIAIGVLSYYSSSKALEKQAFNQLVSVRNIKQAFIDEWFSKRKSDAVTLAKNEMVINAVKEFKNAFSVVGAEKVRDLYITKNPFPAGKKLEYFDAQDGSNYSKLHARFHPVFKQYLEEYGYYDIFLVDAETGNIIYTVFKELDFGTSLISGPYNTSNIGRLYKEVNAANTGNDRSYSKLADFEPYAPSNGDPASFIASPIYDGGQKVGILIFQMPINKIDTVMQERSGLGETGETYLIGADKLMRSNSRFSEKPTVLVSKVDTEAVKEAIGGKTDCKVINDYRGVPVLSAYAPFNVFGMNWAIIAEIDKAEAFKAVDDLRKWMIIIGIASAGFVAGLGILVVKITSKISGLFRALLNDLTESSTQVASASEQISSSSQSLAQGASEQAASIEETSSSMEEMSSMTKQNAENAHKASELATSCYHSAQTGNESITKVNDSMQEINESSNNIVSIIKVIDGIAFQTNLLALNAAVEAARAGEHGKGFAVVAEEVRNLAQRCASAAKDITRLIEDSAKKVTSGTDLVKQSSEILKEIVTKAKKVTDLVNEITNASKEQADGIDQVSKAITQMDQVTQQNAANAEETASSSEELSAQAESLRTLVDRIAREVGTGKENAVVSRKENMQVTKKEVFVPSSKRTLSARKKTDHRIARGNKDEASIGSSHDILDESLQEENGKKHAMLATKSNRIIPMSDDEFKDF